A region of Thiobacter sp. AK1 DNA encodes the following proteins:
- the ccoS gene encoding cbb3-type cytochrome oxidase assembly protein CcoS, producing the protein MEILYLLIPLSLVLVLVVGVTFWWAVKAGQFEDLEGPAYRVVMDDDTPPPAIPPSANH; encoded by the coding sequence GTGGAGATTCTTTACCTGCTGATCCCGCTGAGTCTGGTGCTGGTGCTCGTGGTGGGCGTCACTTTCTGGTGGGCGGTCAAAGCAGGGCAGTTCGAGGACCTGGAAGGACCGGCCTATCGCGTGGTGATGGACGACGACACGCCACCCCCGGCGATCCCGCCGTCTGCCAACCACTGA
- the aat gene encoding leucyl/phenylalanyl-tRNA--protein transferase, with translation MITWLKKDMPFPPVSTALRDPNGLLAAGADLSPERLLAAYTHGIFPWFNPGEPILWWSPDPRMVLFPDELRVTRSLAKVLRNRPYEIRFDTAFTQVIKACAAPRPGQAATWIGPAMIEAYTRLNHLGYAHSVETWIDGVLAGGLYGVAIGGVFYGESMFHRVRDASKIAFVHLVWHLKHWGFGLIDCQMKTAHLASFGAREIPRAEFVRLVRKLIESPHHPGPWRPEVTWKDAASLRC, from the coding sequence ATGATTACTTGGCTCAAGAAGGACATGCCGTTTCCACCGGTGAGCACCGCCCTGCGCGACCCCAACGGTCTGCTCGCCGCCGGCGCGGATCTCAGCCCCGAGCGCCTGCTCGCCGCCTACACCCACGGCATCTTCCCCTGGTTCAATCCAGGCGAGCCTATCCTTTGGTGGAGCCCAGACCCGCGTATGGTGCTATTTCCAGATGAACTGCGTGTGACACGTTCCCTCGCCAAGGTGCTGCGCAACCGGCCCTACGAGATCCGCTTCGACACGGCTTTTACTCAGGTCATAAAAGCCTGTGCTGCACCGCGTCCGGGTCAGGCCGCCACCTGGATCGGGCCTGCGATGATCGAGGCTTACACGCGCCTAAATCACCTGGGTTATGCCCATTCGGTGGAGACGTGGATCGACGGTGTGCTGGCCGGTGGGCTCTATGGCGTGGCCATCGGTGGGGTGTTCTATGGCGAATCCATGTTCCATCGCGTGCGCGACGCCTCTAAGATCGCTTTCGTGCATCTGGTCTGGCATCTGAAGCACTGGGGTTTCGGTCTCATCGATTGCCAGATGAAGACGGCGCATCTGGCCTCCTTCGGCGCGCGCGAGATCCCGCGCGCCGAGTTCGTGCGGCTGGTGCGCAAGCTGATAGAATCCCCCCATCACCCCGGTCCCTGGCGGCCGGAGGTCACCTGGAAGGATGCAGCCAGTCTCCGATGCTGA
- a CDS encoding arginyltransferase — protein sequence MLNDFPAHKLQFYLTSPYPCSYLPDRVARSQVATPSQLITTPLYSRLIHLGFRRSGTYVYRPLCDRCRACVPVRVRVMEFTPNRAQRRAWIRHGGLSVRMTPLSYEDEHFALYRRYQARRHPGGGMDHDNSHQYRQFLLESGVSTTLVEFREQGVLRMVSIVDEVADGLSAVYTFYDPDVPRASFGTYNILWQIETCRQRGLPYLYLGYWIAHSDKMAYKIRFRPLEGLVDSTWRLLET from the coding sequence ATGCTGAATGACTTTCCCGCCCACAAGCTCCAGTTCTACCTAACCTCGCCCTACCCCTGCAGCTATCTACCAGACCGGGTGGCGCGGTCCCAAGTGGCCACGCCCAGCCAGCTCATCACCACACCCCTCTATAGCCGGCTCATCCATCTCGGCTTTCGCCGCAGCGGGACCTATGTCTATCGGCCCCTGTGCGACCGCTGCCGGGCCTGTGTGCCGGTGCGGGTGCGCGTCATGGAATTCACGCCCAACCGCGCGCAGCGCCGTGCCTGGATACGCCATGGTGGACTGTCCGTGCGCATGACGCCGCTATCCTACGAGGATGAACATTTCGCCCTCTATCGACGCTACCAGGCCCGGCGCCATCCCGGTGGCGGTATGGATCACGACAACAGCCACCAGTACCGCCAGTTTTTGCTGGAAAGCGGTGTCAGCACCACGCTGGTGGAATTTCGCGAGCAGGGCGTGCTGCGCATGGTGAGCATCGTGGACGAGGTGGCAGACGGGTTATCGGCGGTCTACACGTTCTACGATCCCGACGTGCCACGGGCCAGTTTCGGCACCTACAACATCCTCTGGCAGATCGAGACCTGTCGCCAGCGCGGACTGCCCTATCTGTACCTCGGCTACTGGATCGCACACAGCGACAAGATGGCCTACAAGATCCGCTTCCGCCCCCTTGAAGGCTTGGTGGACAGCACCTGGCGCCTGTTGGAGACCTGA
- a CDS encoding thymidylate synthase, producing the protein MQQYLDLMRHVLEHGHRKNDRTGTGTLSVFGYQMRFDLSRGFPLLTTKKVHLRSIIHELLWFLKGDTNIKYLHDNGVTIWDEWADEQGDLGPIYGYQWRSWPTADGRHIDQISQVIEEIRSNPDSRRLIVSAWNVGELHKMRLPPCHAFFQFYVAEGKLSCQLYQRSADIFLGVPFNIASYALLTMMVAQVCDLVPGEFVHTLGDAHLYLNHLEQAREQLSRTPRPLPTMKLNPAVKDIFAFRYEDFTLEGYDPHPPIKAPVAV; encoded by the coding sequence ATGCAGCAGTATCTCGACCTCATGCGCCACGTGCTCGAACACGGGCACCGCAAAAACGATCGCACCGGCACCGGCACCCTGTCGGTGTTTGGCTACCAGATGCGGTTCGATCTCAGCCGTGGCTTTCCCCTCCTGACCACCAAGAAGGTGCACTTGCGCTCCATCATCCACGAGCTGCTGTGGTTCCTGAAGGGGGACACCAACATCAAGTATCTGCACGACAACGGCGTCACCATCTGGGACGAGTGGGCGGACGAACAGGGCGATCTCGGCCCCATCTACGGTTATCAGTGGCGCTCTTGGCCCACCGCGGACGGTCGCCACATCGACCAGATCAGCCAGGTGATCGAAGAAATCCGCAGCAACCCGGATTCGCGCCGGCTGATCGTGTCGGCCTGGAATGTGGGCGAGCTGCACAAGATGCGCTTACCACCCTGTCATGCCTTCTTCCAGTTCTACGTGGCGGAGGGCAAACTGTCCTGCCAGCTCTACCAACGCAGCGCCGACATTTTCCTGGGCGTGCCCTTCAACATCGCGTCTTACGCCCTGCTCACCATGATGGTGGCCCAGGTATGCGATCTCGTGCCGGGCGAATTCGTGCACACCCTGGGTGATGCCCACCTCTACCTCAACCATTTGGAGCAAGCACGGGAGCAGCTGTCGCGCACACCGCGCCCGCTGCCCACCATGAAGCTCAACCCCGCGGTGAAGGACATCTTCGCTTTCCGCTACGAGGATTTCACTCTCGAAGGTTACGATCCCCACCCGCCGATCAAGGCCCCCGTCGCTGTCTGA
- a CDS encoding dihydrofolate reductase encodes MPANTPRVSIIAAMAANRVIGKGNRLPWHLPEDLQHFKTLTMGHHIVMGRKTYDSIGRPLPGRTTVIVTRRPDYAAPDCIAVNSIDAALSVCHGDAEVFFVGGAEIYAQVLPIADRLYLTEIKRDFAGDARFPSFDSADWQEVSRERHVKENGEPFEYHFVIYDRKR; translated from the coding sequence ATGCCCGCCAACACACCCCGCGTGTCCATCATTGCCGCCATGGCGGCCAACCGCGTCATCGGCAAGGGCAACCGCCTGCCCTGGCACCTGCCGGAGGACCTGCAGCATTTCAAGACCCTCACCATGGGCCACCACATCGTCATGGGCCGCAAAACCTACGACTCCATCGGCAGGCCGCTGCCGGGCCGGACTACGGTGATCGTCACCCGACGGCCGGACTACGCCGCGCCCGACTGCATCGCCGTCAATTCCATCGACGCCGCCTTGAGTGTCTGCCATGGCGATGCAGAGGTATTCTTCGTGGGCGGGGCGGAAATCTACGCACAAGTGCTGCCCATCGCCGACCGCCTGTATCTCACGGAAATCAAGCGCGACTTTGCAGGCGATGCGCGCTTCCCCTCGTTCGATTCAGCCGACTGGCAGGAGGTCTCGCGGGAACGCCATGTCAAAGAAAACGGCGAACCCTTTGAGTACCATTTCGT